From Planctomycetota bacterium, the proteins below share one genomic window:
- a CDS encoding mannose-1-phosphate guanylyltransferase has protein sequence MRYGVIMAGGSGKRLWPLSRGNTPKQLLPVAQGKSLLRLSFERLNATLPAEQIYVCTGEQHREAILADLTELPPENLLGEPEPRDTANAVGFPAAVLAKNDPDAVFAVVTADHVIKPVDTFVERLNAGFDVCEKHPNLLVTFGVVPTHGHTGLGYVQRSNALDGDAIYSVQAFKEKPDKPTADRYVESGRYYWNSGMFVWRASTVLDAIKEFLPESHKGLAKIADAWGTDQQADVLGAVYPTLPKISIDYAVMEPASRRPGDTEGVAVVELPVSWLDVGSWPALAETLEIDDFDNAVDAPALAVLDSDANIILSRDEKTPDHLIALIGVSDTVVVHTADCTLVCPKSEAQKVKELVDGPLKERFGDRYV, from the coding sequence AGGAAACACGCCCAAGCAGCTGTTGCCCGTCGCCCAGGGCAAGAGCCTTTTGCGACTCAGCTTCGAGCGGCTCAACGCGACGCTCCCAGCCGAGCAGATCTACGTCTGCACGGGCGAGCAGCACCGCGAAGCCATCCTCGCCGATCTGACGGAATTGCCGCCGGAGAATCTCTTGGGTGAGCCGGAGCCGCGCGATACCGCCAACGCCGTCGGCTTCCCGGCGGCGGTGCTGGCCAAGAACGATCCCGATGCGGTGTTTGCCGTCGTCACGGCGGACCACGTCATCAAGCCGGTCGACACGTTCGTCGAGCGACTCAACGCCGGCTTCGACGTCTGCGAGAAGCACCCGAACCTGCTTGTCACCTTCGGTGTCGTGCCGACCCACGGGCACACGGGTCTCGGGTACGTCCAGCGTTCCAACGCCCTCGATGGCGACGCGATCTACTCGGTCCAGGCGTTCAAGGAGAAGCCCGACAAACCCACCGCCGACCGGTATGTCGAGAGCGGCAGGTACTACTGGAACAGCGGCATGTTCGTCTGGCGTGCGTCCACGGTGCTCGACGCGATCAAGGAGTTTCTGCCCGAAAGCCACAAGGGCCTTGCGAAGATCGCCGACGCGTGGGGCACCGATCAGCAAGCCGACGTGCTGGGTGCGGTCTATCCGACGCTGCCGAAGATCAGCATCGATTACGCGGTCATGGAGCCGGCGAGCCGGCGTCCCGGCGATACCGAAGGCGTGGCCGTGGTCGAGCTGCCAGTCAGCTGGCTCGACGTCGGATCGTGGCCGGCGTTGGCGGAGACGCTGGAGATTGACGACTTCGACAACGCCGTCGATGCCCCGGCGTTGGCGGTGCTCGACAGCGACGCGAACATCATCCTCAGCCGCGACGAGAAGACGCCCGACCATCTGATCGCGCTCATCGGCGTAAGCGACACCGTCGTCGTCCATACGGCCGACTGCACGCTGGTCTGCCCGAAGTCGGAGGCGCAGAAGGTCAAAGAGCTCGTCGACGGACCACTGAAGGAACGGTTCGGCGATCGGTACGTCTGA
- the ruvX gene encoding Holliday junction resolvase RuvX — protein sequence MRHLAIDYGTRRVGLALSDEGGQFVNPLAVLQVGNDDDARRQVVAAARREDAQVLVVGLPLNMDGTEGPSAVNVRKWASAVADELTITLVLVDERLTSFEAEQTLAARRRGGERLTHKGKKRRLDAVAAAGFLQQYLDGELTALETRHPTDAGKQVTGSEPARDD from the coding sequence GTGCGACACCTCGCCATCGATTACGGCACCCGACGCGTCGGCCTGGCTCTGTCCGACGAAGGCGGGCAGTTCGTCAATCCGCTGGCGGTCCTCCAGGTCGGTAACGACGACGACGCACGCCGACAGGTCGTCGCAGCAGCACGACGCGAAGACGCCCAGGTTCTCGTCGTCGGACTGCCTCTGAACATGGACGGCACCGAGGGGCCGAGTGCCGTCAACGTTCGGAAATGGGCGTCGGCTGTCGCGGATGAGCTGACAATCACGCTCGTGCTGGTCGACGAGCGGCTGACGAGCTTCGAGGCGGAACAGACCTTGGCGGCCAGGCGTCGTGGTGGCGAGCGGCTGACTCACAAGGGCAAGAAGCGTCGACTCGACGCTGTCGCTGCAGCGGGCTTTCTGCAGCAGTATCTCGACGGCGAGCTGACCGCGTTGGAGACGCGCCATCCCACCGACGCCGGCAAACAGGTCACAGGATCTGAGCCAGCTCGCGACGACTGA
- a CDS encoding DUF1854 domain-containing protein — translation MNLVTQPDVDLDDLGRLVMSRDEGDLHVKASRSFPWSTPDRFVVLRDYEGNEVACIDDLSTLPARSRGAIEAWLQRHTFVPRIQRVRQVRPANAATLFDVETDRGDRTIVLREREDLRPLHDGRTLIRDPDGQTYELPPLDDLDDLSRRELAQIL, via the coding sequence ATGAACCTCGTCACGCAACCAGACGTCGACCTCGATGATCTCGGCCGCCTCGTGATGAGCCGGGACGAGGGCGACTTGCACGTGAAGGCGTCGCGGAGCTTCCCGTGGTCGACGCCGGATCGCTTCGTCGTCCTTCGCGACTACGAGGGCAACGAGGTCGCCTGCATCGACGACCTTTCGACCCTGCCGGCACGCAGCCGCGGGGCGATCGAGGCATGGCTGCAACGGCACACCTTCGTCCCGCGCATCCAGCGTGTCCGACAGGTCCGTCCCGCCAACGCGGCGACGCTTTTCGACGTCGAAACCGATCGCGGCGACCGCACGATCGTCCTCCGCGAACGCGAGGACCTTCGCCCGCTGCACGACGGCCGGACGCTCATCCGCGACCCCGACGGCCAGACCTACGAGCTGCCGCCGCTGGACGATCTGGACGACCTCAGTCGTCGCGAGCTGGCTCAGATCCTGTGA
- a CDS encoding ABC transporter ATP-binding protein: MTARGSSSVMEQTQDPIPAPAGGRVVAEARYDLDDDLRFVRRHVRLLESNDAATLVFETDAGERQVALVDVDKADLDEAAGLDRLVLTLKSGETVSLPFSRQQSVKLGMTRLLRQIQRRLEGETGPDLAVPPDDGPDIEADLDKPRLGVLLRLLEVARPYQARLWISLGLTALVGVVMVLPQLITKFIFDQAIDPSTTRELTGGERFYNLGFWATLFLLAVTAQMFIFWLRLRLLGSIGSRVAGDQRDRVYTHLHRLSMRYFGKHRTGSLITRVTSDTDRLWDFIVFGSVDYFRNVLMIVAATVIMLVVNWQLALIALAPVPFVAILTYYKSQKMTRLFGRLWTYWSRLTAVVGDTIPGVKVVKAFAAEGREVERFSTRNRDFTDDELATVNVWINLQPIVEGTMFLSRLLILVAGGLFIIYRPVDVSQSANTVGTLFMFLAILGMYQMAIMDMVQKQRLVTRAATSAQRVFEVLDTPVEIDSKPDALVPTGFEGHVEFRDVSFSYDGTKPVLRHIDLVAEPGQMIGLCGHSGAGKSTFVNLVSRFFDVSDGQILVDGVDLRDYDLEWLRSHVGVVLQEPYLFFGTVADNIRYGRPDATLAEVVQAARAANAHDFVSQLPDGYDTIVGERGQSLSGGERQRVSIARAILQNPKILVLDEATSSVDTKTEKAIQQALDRLVTGRTTFAIAHRLSTLASADQIVVLDKGRIVEQGDHDELLQKPDGRFRKLVDMQQQLQANAFEETEA; this comes from the coding sequence TTGACTGCCCGCGGCAGCAGCAGCGTGATGGAGCAAACGCAGGACCCAATTCCGGCACCCGCCGGCGGCCGTGTCGTGGCCGAGGCGCGGTACGACCTCGATGACGACCTCCGGTTCGTCCGTCGTCACGTGCGCCTGCTCGAAAGCAACGACGCCGCGACGCTGGTGTTCGAAACCGACGCAGGCGAGCGGCAGGTCGCCCTGGTCGACGTCGACAAGGCAGACCTCGACGAGGCGGCCGGCTTGGACCGGCTGGTGCTGACACTCAAATCCGGCGAGACCGTCAGCCTGCCGTTCAGCCGGCAGCAGTCGGTCAAGCTCGGGATGACGCGTCTGCTCAGGCAGATCCAGCGGCGACTCGAGGGCGAGACCGGTCCCGACCTTGCGGTTCCGCCCGACGACGGACCCGACATCGAAGCCGACCTGGACAAGCCGCGACTCGGCGTGCTGCTGCGTCTGTTGGAAGTCGCGCGGCCTTACCAGGCCCGACTGTGGATCAGCCTCGGACTGACGGCGCTGGTCGGCGTGGTGATGGTGCTGCCGCAGCTGATCACCAAGTTCATTTTCGATCAGGCGATCGACCCGTCGACGACGCGTGAACTCACCGGCGGCGAGCGGTTTTACAACCTCGGCTTCTGGGCAACGCTCTTCCTGCTCGCGGTGACGGCACAGATGTTCATCTTCTGGCTGCGGCTCCGCCTGCTCGGCAGCATCGGCTCGCGCGTCGCCGGCGACCAGCGCGACCGCGTCTACACGCACCTGCATCGCCTGTCGATGCGGTACTTCGGCAAGCACCGAACCGGCAGCCTCATCACGCGTGTCACCAGCGACACCGACCGGCTGTGGGACTTCATCGTCTTCGGCAGCGTCGACTACTTCCGCAACGTCCTGATGATCGTCGCGGCGACGGTGATCATGCTCGTCGTCAACTGGCAACTCGCCCTGATCGCACTGGCCCCGGTGCCGTTCGTGGCGATTCTGACGTACTACAAGAGCCAGAAGATGACCCGACTGTTCGGGCGGCTGTGGACGTACTGGTCGAGGCTCACGGCCGTGGTGGGCGACACGATTCCAGGCGTGAAGGTGGTCAAGGCCTTCGCTGCCGAGGGTCGCGAGGTCGAGCGATTTTCGACGCGAAACCGCGACTTCACCGACGACGAGCTTGCGACGGTCAACGTCTGGATCAACCTTCAGCCGATCGTCGAAGGGACGATGTTCCTCAGCCGGCTGCTGATCCTCGTCGCGGGCGGGCTCTTCATCATCTACCGGCCCGTCGACGTCTCCCAGTCGGCCAACACCGTCGGAACGCTCTTCATGTTCCTCGCCATCCTGGGCATGTACCAGATGGCGATCATGGACATGGTTCAAAAGCAGCGGCTCGTCACGCGTGCGGCGACCAGCGCTCAGCGGGTGTTCGAGGTGCTCGACACGCCGGTCGAGATCGACTCCAAGCCCGACGCGCTTGTGCCGACGGGCTTCGAGGGGCACGTCGAGTTCCGGGACGTCAGCTTCAGCTACGACGGAACCAAGCCCGTGCTGCGGCACATCGACCTCGTGGCCGAACCGGGGCAAATGATCGGTCTCTGCGGGCACAGCGGCGCCGGCAAGAGCACCTTCGTCAACCTCGTCAGCCGCTTCTTCGACGTCAGCGATGGCCAGATACTGGTCGATGGCGTGGACCTTCGCGACTACGACCTCGAGTGGCTCCGCAGCCACGTGGGCGTGGTGCTGCAGGAGCCGTACCTCTTCTTCGGCACCGTCGCCGACAACATCCGCTACGGCCGGCCTGACGCGACGCTGGCGGAGGTCGTCCAGGCAGCCCGCGCTGCCAACGCTCACGACTTTGTCAGCCAGCTCCCTGACGGCTACGACACCATCGTCGGCGAGCGCGGCCAGTCGCTCTCTGGCGGCGAGCGTCAGCGCGTCAGCATCGCCCGGGCGATCCTGCAGAACCCGAAGATTCTCGTCCTCGACGAGGCGACCAGCTCCGTCGACACCAAGACCGAGAAAGCGATCCAGCAAGCCCTCGATCGACTCGTCACGGGTCGGACAACGTTCGCCATCGCCCACCGCCTCAGCACGCTCGCCTCGGCTGACCAGATCGTCGTCCTCGACAAGGGACGGATCGTCGAGCAAGGCGATCACGACGAGCTGCTCCAGAAGCCCGACGGCCGATTCCGCAAGCTCGTCGACATGCAGCAGCAGCTCCAGGCCAACGCCTTCGAGGAGACGGAAGCATGA
- a CDS encoding SDR family oxidoreductase translates to MSTRVLFVTGGAVRVGRAILLHFARLGYDVAFTYRSSVDQASSLAAEVEQLGRQCLAIQVDFEADDAVPRITDALADRFDRLDVLVHNASVYHANDLAAVTPDVFRRDLLVHAEVPLFLTKRLAPLLTASSGSVVAMTDVDLARSRPSHLSYLASKATLSSLMANLARELAPEVTVNCIAPGAVAWPDDMPESDKEGYLSRVPAGRVGTPEDVAHAVEFLTTRGRYLTGETLRLDGGRHLR, encoded by the coding sequence ATGTCCACGCGTGTTCTGTTCGTCACAGGTGGTGCCGTCCGCGTCGGGCGGGCGATCCTGCTCCATTTCGCCCGGCTCGGCTACGACGTCGCCTTCACCTACCGCAGCAGCGTCGACCAAGCGTCATCGCTCGCCGCGGAAGTCGAACAACTCGGGCGGCAGTGCCTCGCAATCCAGGTCGACTTCGAGGCCGACGACGCGGTCCCTCGCATCACAGACGCGTTGGCGGACCGGTTCGATCGGCTCGACGTCCTGGTCCACAACGCGAGCGTCTACCACGCCAATGACTTGGCCGCGGTCACGCCGGACGTGTTTCGACGGGATCTGCTCGTGCATGCCGAGGTGCCGCTGTTTCTGACGAAGCGGCTCGCCCCGCTGCTGACAGCGAGCAGCGGCAGCGTGGTCGCGATGACGGACGTCGACCTCGCTCGCAGCCGCCCGAGCCACCTGAGCTACCTCGCCAGCAAGGCGACGCTCTCGAGCCTGATGGCCAACCTCGCCCGCGAGCTGGCTCCGGAAGTCACAGTGAACTGCATCGCCCCCGGTGCCGTCGCCTGGCCGGACGACATGCCCGAGTCGGACAAGGAGGGCTACCTCAGCCGCGTCCCCGCCGGCCGAGTCGGGACGCCCGAAGACGTTGCCCACGCGGTCGAGTTCCTCACGACCCGCGGCCGCTACCTCACCGGCGAAACCCTCCGCCTCGACGGCGGCCGGCACTTGCGCTAG
- a CDS encoding MFS transporter, with protein MTDTTYAADDECRGFLFATCFVALIATSFAFIIRAFIIDEQAVEFGLSEAQKGELFGAGLWPFAISIVLFSLVIDRVGYGRALWFAFACHVISVIVTLFARGYWGLYLGNFIAALGNGTVEAVINPVIATVFWKQKTKWLNILHAGWPGGLVIGGLLTLGVASFFTDLDWRWKVGLLLIPTIVYGVMLLRTHFPINERVAAGVPYKAMLAEFGAFGALVAGGLVIWELARVGGTAYGIDPQAWRVTAGVIIGLVVVSFGLISQSFGRPLFGFLLIVMLLLATTELGTDAWIRELMSPAMERSFDIDGGWVLIYTASIMIVLRLFCGPIVKLLNPLGLLAVSCLFAAAGLALLSGASGIYILLAATVYGIGQTFFWPTTLGLVAEQFPKGGALTLNAIAGVGMLGVGVLGAPLLGQIQDRHIERTLVASEPELAATVLGQPMTGAVGSYRKIDADLEKTLPQEKAKTLDDARAEAKQSALLQVTALPLVMFVCYVGLLIYFKSRGGYRPETIMTPT; from the coding sequence TTGACCGACACCACTTACGCGGCCGACGACGAGTGTCGCGGCTTCCTGTTCGCCACCTGCTTCGTCGCCCTCATCGCGACCAGCTTCGCGTTCATCATCCGAGCGTTCATCATCGATGAGCAGGCTGTCGAGTTCGGGCTGAGCGAGGCACAGAAGGGCGAGCTCTTCGGAGCCGGGCTCTGGCCGTTCGCGATCTCGATCGTGCTCTTCAGCCTCGTGATCGACCGCGTGGGCTACGGCCGGGCGCTTTGGTTCGCGTTCGCCTGCCACGTCATCAGCGTGATTGTGACACTCTTCGCCCGGGGCTACTGGGGCCTGTACCTTGGCAACTTCATCGCGGCCCTGGGTAACGGAACGGTCGAGGCGGTCATCAATCCGGTCATCGCGACGGTTTTCTGGAAACAGAAGACCAAGTGGCTCAACATCCTCCACGCCGGCTGGCCCGGTGGGCTGGTCATCGGTGGCCTGCTGACGCTGGGTGTCGCCTCGTTCTTCACCGACCTCGACTGGCGCTGGAAGGTCGGCCTGCTGCTGATTCCGACGATCGTGTACGGCGTCATGCTGCTGCGGACACACTTCCCGATCAACGAACGCGTCGCAGCCGGTGTGCCTTACAAGGCGATGCTGGCGGAATTCGGTGCGTTCGGGGCGCTTGTCGCGGGTGGCCTCGTTATCTGGGAATTGGCCCGCGTCGGCGGGACGGCTTACGGGATCGATCCGCAGGCCTGGCGCGTGACGGCCGGAGTTATCATCGGCCTCGTCGTGGTTTCGTTCGGCCTGATCAGCCAGTCGTTTGGCCGGCCGCTCTTTGGGTTCCTGCTGATCGTCATGCTGTTGCTCGCCACGACGGAGCTCGGCACAGACGCGTGGATCAGGGAGTTGATGAGCCCGGCGATGGAACGCAGCTTCGACATCGATGGCGGCTGGGTGCTGATTTACACCGCGAGCATTATGATCGTGCTGCGACTCTTCTGCGGGCCGATCGTTAAGCTGCTTAATCCGCTGGGTCTGTTGGCGGTCAGTTGTCTCTTTGCCGCGGCGGGGCTCGCCCTCCTGTCGGGTGCCAGCGGAATCTACATCCTTCTGGCCGCGACGGTCTACGGGATTGGGCAGACATTCTTCTGGCCGACGACGCTCGGCCTCGTCGCCGAGCAATTTCCCAAGGGCGGGGCCCTCACGCTCAACGCGATCGCCGGCGTCGGCATGCTGGGCGTGGGTGTCCTTGGCGCGCCGCTGCTTGGGCAGATTCAGGACCGGCACATCGAACGCACGCTCGTCGCGAGCGAGCCTGAACTTGCCGCCACGGTACTGGGCCAGCCGATGACCGGCGCCGTCGGCAGCTATCGCAAGATCGACGCGGACCTCGAGAAGACGTTGCCGCAAGAGAAGGCGAAGACGCTGGACGACGCCCGCGCCGAGGCCAAGCAGTCGGCCCTGCTTCAGGTGACCGCGCTGCCGCTGGTTATGTTTGTCTGTTACGTCGGCCTCCTGATCTACTTCAAGAGCCGCGGCGGGTATCGGCCCGAGACCATCATGACGCCGACCTAG
- a CDS encoding NADP-dependent isocitrate dehydrogenase, translating into MPSIIYTKTDEAPALATYSLLPILRRFLKPAGVDVELKDISVAGRILAAFADRLPADQQFPDALAELGEMAKTPQGNIIKLPNISASIPQLTAAIKELQDRGFAVPDYPAEPTTDAEREVQQRYAGVLGSAVNPVLREGNSDRRVAAPVKAFAKSHPHSMGTWSSDSKTNVASMPGDDFFGSEQSHTCEADNTVRIVHVAADGSETVLKDGLKLLEGEVIDASRMRVAKLREFLAKAIDDAKQAGVLFSLHMKATMMKVSDPIIFGRCVEVFFKDAFDKHAATFDQIGVNANNGLGDVYAKLDKTDDATKSAIEADIAAVYETRPDLAMVDSDRGITNLHVPSDIIIDASMPAMIRSSGQMWDKEGKTRDTLAVIPDRSYAGVYQAVIDDCRQHGAFDPATMGSVANVGLMAKKAEEYGSHDKTFEAPADGHMRVIDSAGTTIFEHDVSTGDVWRMCQTKDVAIRDWVKLAVSRARASDTPVVFWLNEERAHDAELIKKVNAYLPEHDTSGLEIQILPPVEATKLSLSRIRDGKDTISATGNVLRDYLTDLFPILELGTSAKMLSIVPLLAGGGLYETGAGGSAPKHVQQLVREGHFRWDSLGEFLASAVSIRELGEKENIPQLGVIADALDEATTKLLNEGKSPLRRVGEIGTRVSHFYIALYGAQALATQTADAELASHFQPLAAKLAEVEPQVLADIDAVQGKPSDLGGYYLFDEAKADHVMRPSAALNAVIDA; encoded by the coding sequence ATGCCGAGCATCATCTACACCAAGACGGACGAAGCCCCTGCCCTGGCCACGTACTCGCTCCTGCCGATCCTTCGCCGGTTCCTGAAGCCGGCCGGGGTCGACGTGGAGCTCAAGGACATTTCCGTCGCCGGCCGCATCCTCGCCGCGTTCGCGGATCGCCTGCCAGCCGACCAGCAGTTCCCCGACGCGCTTGCGGAGCTAGGTGAGATGGCCAAGACGCCGCAGGGCAACATCATCAAGCTGCCCAACATCAGCGCCTCGATCCCACAGCTCACCGCCGCCATCAAGGAGCTTCAGGACCGCGGCTTTGCCGTCCCGGATTACCCGGCCGAGCCGACCACGGACGCGGAGCGTGAGGTCCAGCAGCGGTACGCCGGCGTCCTCGGTAGCGCCGTGAATCCCGTCCTTCGCGAGGGCAACTCCGATCGCCGCGTCGCCGCGCCGGTCAAGGCCTTTGCAAAGTCGCACCCGCACTCAATGGGCACCTGGTCGAGCGATTCGAAGACGAACGTCGCCTCCATGCCGGGCGACGACTTCTTCGGCAGCGAGCAGTCGCACACGTGCGAGGCCGACAACACCGTCCGCATCGTCCACGTCGCGGCTGACGGCAGCGAGACCGTGCTGAAGGACGGCCTGAAGCTGCTGGAGGGCGAGGTCATCGACGCGTCGAGGATGCGTGTCGCGAAGCTCCGCGAGTTCCTCGCCAAGGCGATCGACGACGCGAAGCAAGCGGGCGTCCTCTTCTCGCTGCACATGAAGGCGACGATGATGAAGGTCAGCGACCCGATCATCTTCGGGCGCTGCGTCGAGGTCTTCTTCAAGGACGCCTTCGACAAGCACGCGGCCACGTTCGACCAGATCGGCGTCAATGCCAACAACGGCCTCGGCGACGTCTACGCGAAGCTCGACAAGACCGACGATGCCACGAAGTCCGCCATCGAGGCCGACATCGCGGCGGTCTACGAGACCCGGCCGGACCTCGCGATGGTCGACAGCGACCGCGGCATTACGAACCTGCACGTCCCGAGCGACATCATCATCGACGCCTCGATGCCTGCGATGATCCGCTCTTCGGGCCAGATGTGGGACAAAGAGGGCAAGACCCGCGACACGCTGGCGGTCATTCCAGATCGCAGCTACGCCGGCGTCTACCAAGCCGTCATCGACGACTGCCGTCAGCACGGCGCGTTCGATCCGGCGACGATGGGCAGCGTCGCCAACGTCGGCCTCATGGCCAAGAAGGCCGAGGAGTATGGCAGCCACGACAAGACCTTCGAAGCCCCGGCCGACGGGCACATGCGGGTCATCGACTCGGCCGGCACCACGATCTTCGAGCACGACGTCAGCACCGGCGACGTGTGGCGGATGTGTCAGACGAAGGACGTCGCGATCCGCGACTGGGTCAAGCTCGCCGTCAGCCGAGCGCGAGCGAGCGACACGCCGGTGGTCTTCTGGCTGAACGAGGAACGCGCCCACGACGCGGAGCTCATCAAGAAGGTCAACGCCTACCTGCCCGAGCACGACACGAGCGGTCTCGAGATCCAGATCCTGCCGCCGGTCGAGGCGACCAAGCTCTCGCTCTCCCGCATCCGCGACGGCAAGGACACGATCAGCGCCACCGGCAACGTCCTGCGTGACTACCTGACCGACCTTTTCCCGATCCTCGAGCTCGGCACGAGTGCCAAAATGCTCTCGATCGTCCCGCTGCTCGCCGGCGGCGGTCTGTACGAGACGGGAGCCGGCGGCAGTGCTCCGAAGCACGTGCAGCAGCTGGTTCGCGAGGGCCACTTCCGCTGGGACTCACTCGGCGAGTTCCTCGCGTCGGCCGTTTCGATTCGCGAGCTGGGCGAGAAGGAGAACATCCCGCAGCTCGGCGTCATCGCGGACGCGCTGGACGAGGCGACGACCAAGCTGCTCAACGAAGGCAAGAGCCCGCTCCGCCGCGTCGGCGAGATCGGCACGCGGGTCAGCCACTTTTACATCGCGCTCTACGGCGCTCAGGCCCTTGCCACCCAGACCGCCGACGCCGAGTTGGCGTCGCACTTCCAGCCGCTGGCAGCGAAGCTCGCCGAAGTCGAGCCGCAGGTTCTGGCCGACATCGACGCCGTCCAGGGCAAGCCGTCCGACCTCGGCGGCTACTACCTCTTCGACGAGGCCAAGGCCGATCACGTCATGCGACCCAGTGCGGCGCTGAACGCGGTCATCGACGCGTGA
- a CDS encoding acyltransferase family protein has protein sequence MSLPRGHGGPVPIRGKRYHDLDLLRGLLMMGGVVVHTGTLAASETANRISWFSGQVRMEAFMVISGFLSLMMLQKYGTAVTSKRRLIAIGVPFVVTLLVINPPTLWLVYQFHNPGLWTDGYWSFLANLFDLGDRQGPVVWHLQLWFLIPLLVYVPLVLPIAKVVDGLSRASSHVPSWAWFTVAAAGLAAACLASRLVYEVAAESITPRPLRFVVRQTLYYLPFYAVGFVLFASPGMRTAFFRFRPLHLVAAGVWVWLATRYFDSLPKKPAEAVLLVGQAYFGFVLVSTLMWVFRRWFASGGQVSRFLSDSAYTVYLLHFIVIYGLATLVWDRMPDGNWRMIPIALATLAITLLLHAFVVSRVPMLRFLLNGRGKSGSKPATRSGSAVATGASAA, from the coding sequence ATGTCCCTGCCGAGAGGGCACGGCGGGCCGGTTCCGATCCGCGGTAAGCGGTACCACGACCTCGACCTGCTACGCGGCCTGTTGATGATGGGCGGGGTCGTCGTCCACACGGGCACGCTTGCTGCTTCCGAGACGGCGAATCGCATCTCGTGGTTTAGCGGTCAGGTACGCATGGAGGCGTTCATGGTCATTAGCGGCTTCCTGTCGCTGATGATGCTGCAGAAGTACGGCACTGCGGTCACCAGCAAGCGGCGCCTGATCGCGATCGGCGTGCCGTTCGTCGTGACGCTGTTGGTCATCAACCCGCCGACGCTCTGGCTCGTCTACCAGTTCCACAATCCTGGCCTGTGGACGGACGGCTACTGGTCGTTTCTCGCGAACCTGTTCGATCTGGGCGATCGGCAGGGGCCGGTCGTGTGGCACCTTCAGCTCTGGTTTCTGATTCCGCTCCTCGTTTACGTGCCGTTGGTGTTGCCGATTGCGAAGGTGGTCGACGGGCTTTCGCGGGCGTCGTCGCATGTGCCGTCCTGGGCGTGGTTCACCGTCGCAGCCGCCGGGCTGGCAGCGGCGTGTCTGGCGTCGCGCCTGGTCTACGAGGTCGCCGCCGAGTCGATCACGCCTCGGCCGCTGCGATTCGTCGTCCGGCAGACGCTGTACTACCTGCCGTTCTACGCAGTCGGCTTCGTGCTCTTCGCCTCGCCGGGCATGCGGACCGCGTTCTTCCGATTCCGCCCGCTGCACCTGGTCGCGGCGGGCGTGTGGGTCTGGCTGGCGACGCGGTACTTCGATTCGCTTCCAAAGAAACCGGCCGAGGCGGTTCTGCTGGTTGGACAGGCCTACTTCGGGTTCGTCCTCGTCTCGACGCTGATGTGGGTCTTCCGGCGGTGGTTCGCCAGCGGAGGGCAGGTCTCTCGCTTCCTGTCCGACTCGGCCTACACGGTCTATCTCCTGCATTTCATCGTGATCTACGGGCTGGCAACCCTGGTGTGGGACCGCATGCCCGACGGCAACTGGCGGATGATTCCAATCGCCTTGGCCACGCTGGCGATCACGCTGCTGCTGCACGCGTTTGTCGTTTCACGTGTGCCAATGCTGCGATTTCTGCTCAACGGCCGGGGGAAATCGGGTTCCAAACCTGCGACGCGGAGTGGGTCCGCGGTTGCGACCGGAGCGTCTGCCGCATAA